One part of the uncultured Bacteroides sp. genome encodes these proteins:
- the rsmA gene encoding 16S rRNA (adenine(1518)-N(6)/adenine(1519)-N(6))-dimethyltransferase RsmA encodes MRAVKPKKFLGQHFLKDLKIAQDIADTVDAVPELPVLEVGPGMGVLTQFLVNKQRLVKVVEVDFESVAYLREAFPSLEDHIIEDDFLKMNLERVFEGKQFVLTGNYPYNISSQIFFKMLDNKNLIPCCTGMIQKEVAERIAAGPGSKTYGILSVLIQAWYHVEYLFTVSETVFNPPPKVKSAVIRMTRNETMELGCDEKLFKLVVKTTFNQRRKTLRNSIKPILGKDCPLCEDVLFNKRPEQLSVAEFISLTNNVEKALAEQKSRVSE; translated from the coding sequence ATGAGAGCAGTAAAACCAAAGAAATTCCTCGGGCAACATTTCCTGAAAGATTTAAAGATAGCTCAAGATATTGCAGATACGGTAGATGCCGTACCTGAACTTCCGGTATTAGAAGTGGGACCGGGTATGGGAGTGCTCACTCAATTTTTAGTTAATAAGCAACGACTTGTTAAAGTTGTAGAAGTTGACTTCGAATCTGTAGCATACCTTCGTGAAGCGTTTCCTTCGCTCGAAGATCATATTATTGAAGATGATTTTCTGAAGATGAATCTTGAAAGAGTATTCGAAGGGAAACAATTTGTATTGACTGGTAACTATCCATATAACATATCAAGTCAGATATTCTTCAAAATGCTCGATAACAAGAATCTAATACCATGTTGTACAGGTATGATTCAAAAAGAGGTTGCCGAAAGAATTGCTGCCGGACCGGGGAGTAAAACTTATGGCATTTTGAGTGTGCTTATTCAGGCTTGGTATCATGTTGAATATCTCTTCACTGTAAGCGAAACTGTATTCAACCCTCCTCCTAAAGTAAAAAGTGCCGTAATTCGTATGACTCGTAATGAAACAATGGAACTTGGTTGTGACGAGAAACTTTTCAAGCTGGTGGTAAAGACAACATTCAATCAGCGCAGAAAAACATTAAGAAATTCAATTAAACCAATTTTAGGAAAAGATTGTCCGCTATGCGAAGATGTACTCTTTAATAAACGCCCCGAACAACTTTCTGTAGCCGAATTTATAAGTTTAACTAACAATGTTGAAAAAGCATTGGCTGAACAAAAAAGTAGAGTTAGTGAATAA
- the mgtE gene encoding magnesium transporter: protein MDEKYIENVKGLIELKDSDKVKELFFDLHPADIAELCNELNPEDARFVYLLLDNETAADVLVEMDEDVRKDFLEILPSETIAKRFVDYMDTDDAVDLIREMDEEKQEEIISHIEDIEQAGDIVDLLKYDEDTAGGLMGTEMVIVNENWSMPECLKEMRQQAEEMDEIYYVYVVDDDERLHGVFPLKKMITSPSVSKVKHVMKKDPISVHVNTSIEEVVQTIEKYDLVAIPVIDSIGRLVGRITVDDVMDEVREQAERDYQLASGLSQDVETDDNVARQTSARLPWLLIGMIGGIGNSMILGNFGETFAAHPEMALYIPLIGGTGGNVGTQSSAIVVQGIANNSLDVEKTFKQVAKESVVALINATIISLLVYIYNFIRFGGAATVTYSVSISLFAVVMFASIFGTLVPMTLEKLKIDPAIATGPFISITNDIIGMLLYMSITVLLSSN, encoded by the coding sequence ATGGATGAAAAATATATCGAGAATGTAAAAGGACTCATTGAACTGAAAGACTCGGATAAGGTTAAAGAGCTTTTCTTTGATCTCCACCCAGCCGACATAGCAGAACTATGCAATGAGCTTAATCCTGAAGATGCACGTTTTGTTTATCTTTTACTAGATAATGAAACCGCCGCCGATGTCCTTGTTGAAATGGACGAAGATGTGCGGAAAGACTTCCTGGAAATACTACCATCCGAAACTATCGCCAAACGTTTCGTTGACTACATGGATACCGATGATGCGGTAGACTTGATCCGTGAAATGGATGAGGAAAAACAGGAAGAGATCATCTCTCACATTGAAGATATTGAGCAAGCCGGTGACATTGTTGATCTTCTAAAATATGATGAAGATACTGCCGGTGGGTTAATGGGTACAGAAATGGTTATCGTAAACGAAAACTGGAGTATGCCCGAATGTCTGAAGGAGATGCGTCAGCAAGCAGAAGAGATGGATGAGATATACTATGTATATGTAGTAGACGACGATGAACGACTGCACGGAGTGTTCCCTCTTAAGAAGATGATAACCAGCCCATCTGTTTCAAAGGTTAAACACGTGATGAAGAAAGATCCTATCTCTGTTCATGTGAATACATCTATTGAAGAGGTCGTTCAAACCATTGAGAAATATGACTTGGTAGCTATCCCTGTAATTGATAGCATCGGACGTTTAGTTGGACGAATCACGGTTGATGACGTAATGGACGAAGTACGTGAGCAAGCCGAAAGAGACTATCAATTAGCATCCGGTCTTTCTCAGGATGTAGAAACAGATGATAATGTTGCCCGGCAAACTAGTGCCCGACTTCCCTGGCTACTTATCGGCATGATAGGTGGTATTGGAAATTCAATGATATTAGGAAATTTTGGAGAAACTTTTGCTGCACATCCCGAAATGGCACTTTACATTCCATTAATTGGTGGAACGGGAGGAAATGTAGGAACACAATCATCTGCTATTGTAGTACAAGGTATAGCAAATAATTCGCTGGATGTTGAAAAGACCTTTAAGCAAGTAGCTAAAGAATCTGTCGTAGCATTAATTAACGCCACAATTATTTCATTGTTAGTATACATTTACAATTTTATTCGTTTCGGTGGAGCTGCAACAGTTACTTATTCAGTGTCGATCAGCTTGTTTGCAGTAGTTATGTTTGCATCAATTTTTGGCACATTAGTACCAATGACACTAGAAAAATTAAAGATAGACCCAGCTATCGCTACCGGTCCTTTTATATCTATTACAAACGATATTATCGGCATGTTACTTTACATGAGCATAACCGTTCTATTATCATCAAATTGA
- a CDS encoding DUF349 domain-containing protein, translating into MMDTQDTNLPLEEGKLEEEKNVPEVSEVVTEETPEETTEVNMSAAANLQSKQEIIERLKELSANAESTHKQELDSLKQTFYKLHKIEQESAKKKFIEEGGTEESFVPAADTYEAEFKSIMAAVKEKRSTFNAELEKQKEENLQSKLGIIEKLKELVNYPEDVNKAYNDFKKLQQEWNEIKLVPQAKVNELWKNYQVYVEKFYDIIKINNEFRDYDFKKNLEIKTKLCEAAERLANEADVVSAFHQLQKLHQEFRDTGPVAKELRDEIWARFKNASTEVNRRHQQHFEALKEVEQRNLDEKTVICEIVEATEYNELNSFTAWEKKTQEIIALQNKWKTIGFAPQKMNVKIFERFRAACDEFFKKKGEFFKKIKEEMNENLEKKKVLCEKVEALKDSSDWKETSDTLTKLQKEWKTIGPVSKKYSDPIWKRFIEACDYFFDQKNKATSSLHSIEVENLQKKKALIEKLATLDESLEASEASNVVRETIKEWNAIGHVPFKEKDKLYKQFHDLVDKQFDRLNITAANRKLNNFKTNISNVAGQGEKGGAQTLYREREKLVRAYESMKNEIKTYENNLGFLTSSSKKGNSLVTELNRKVEKLKSDLELTLEKIKVIDQSTK; encoded by the coding sequence ATGATGGACACTCAGGACACTAATCTACCTTTAGAAGAAGGGAAATTAGAAGAAGAAAAGAATGTTCCCGAGGTTTCTGAGGTTGTTACCGAAGAAACTCCAGAGGAAACTACAGAAGTAAACATGTCGGCGGCTGCAAACTTGCAGTCTAAACAGGAAATAATTGAAAGACTAAAAGAACTTTCTGCAAATGCTGAAAGCACTCACAAGCAAGAGTTAGACTCCCTTAAACAGACTTTCTACAAACTCCACAAGATTGAACAAGAATCAGCTAAAAAGAAATTTATAGAAGAAGGCGGCACAGAAGAATCATTTGTTCCTGCAGCAGACACTTACGAAGCTGAATTTAAATCAATAATGGCCGCAGTTAAAGAAAAGAGAAGCACATTTAATGCTGAACTGGAAAAACAAAAAGAAGAAAATTTACAGAGCAAATTAGGTATTATTGAGAAGCTAAAAGAGCTGGTCAATTATCCTGAAGATGTAAACAAAGCATACAATGATTTCAAGAAACTTCAGCAAGAGTGGAACGAAATTAAATTAGTACCTCAAGCTAAAGTTAACGAACTTTGGAAGAATTATCAGGTATACGTTGAAAAATTCTACGATATAATCAAGATTAACAATGAATTCAGAGATTACGATTTCAAAAAGAATCTTGAAATTAAAACAAAACTTTGTGAAGCTGCAGAAAGACTAGCTAATGAAGCGGATGTTGTTTCTGCATTTCACCAATTACAAAAGCTACATCAGGAATTTCGCGATACAGGTCCTGTTGCTAAGGAACTTCGCGACGAAATATGGGCACGATTCAAAAATGCTTCTACTGAAGTAAATCGTCGCCATCAACAACATTTCGAAGCTTTGAAGGAAGTAGAACAACGAAATCTGGATGAAAAAACTGTTATCTGCGAAATCGTTGAAGCTACAGAATATAATGAATTAAACTCTTTCACTGCCTGGGAAAAGAAGACTCAGGAAATTATCGCACTGCAAAACAAATGGAAAACGATAGGTTTTGCTCCACAAAAGATGAACGTTAAGATCTTCGAAAGATTCCGTGCAGCTTGTGATGAATTCTTTAAAAAGAAAGGTGAATTCTTCAAGAAGATTAAAGAAGAAATGAACGAAAATCTTGAAAAGAAGAAAGTGCTATGTGAAAAAGTTGAAGCTCTTAAAGATAGTAGTGACTGGAAAGAAACTTCAGATACTCTCACTAAACTTCAGAAAGAATGGAAGACAATTGGTCCTGTATCTAAAAAATATTCAGATCCTATCTGGAAACGTTTCATTGAGGCTTGCGATTATTTCTTTGATCAAAAAAACAAAGCAACTTCTTCTTTACATTCTATTGAGGTTGAAAACTTGCAGAAAAAGAAAGCGCTTATTGAGAAATTAGCAACACTTGACGAAAGTCTGGAAGCTAGCGAAGCAAGTAATGTGGTTCGTGAAACTATAAAGGAATGGAACGCAATTGGTCATGTGCCTTTTAAAGAAAAAGATAAGCTTTATAAGCAATTCCATGATTTAGTTGATAAGCAATTCGATCGTTTAAATATAACTGCTGCAAACAGAAAACTGAATAACTTTAAAACAAATATCAGTAACGTAGCGGGACAAGGTGAAAAGGGCGGTGCTCAAACACTTTATCGTGAACGTGAAAAACTGGTTCGTGCTTACGAATCAATGAAAAACGAAATAAAGACTTACGAAAACAATCTTGGATTCCTTACTTCTTCTTCAAAGAAAGGTAATAGTCTGGTTACAGAATTGAATAGAAAAGTTGAGAAATTAAAGTCCGATCTTGAACTTACATTGGAAAAGATTAAAGTTATTGATCAATCTACTAAATAG
- the rsfS gene encoding ribosome silencing factor, translated as MSETEVLVQKIVEGIQEKKGHKIVVADLTKIGDTICKYFVICQCNSPSHVSAITDEVREFVKKNTEIKPIGTDGLNNCEWVAMDYSDVMVHIFLPDIREYYNLEHLWADAKLTAIPDLD; from the coding sequence ATGAGCGAAACAGAAGTATTAGTACAGAAAATAGTAGAAGGAATTCAGGAGAAAAAAGGACATAAGATAGTAGTAGCAGATCTGACGAAGATCGGCGATACGATATGCAAATATTTCGTTATTTGCCAATGTAATTCACCTAGTCATGTTAGCGCAATCACAGACGAAGTCAGAGAATTCGTAAAAAAGAATACAGAAATAAAGCCAATAGGTACCGATGGACTGAATAATTGCGAGTGGGTTGCAATGGACTACTCAGACGTAATGGTTCATATATTCTTGCCAGATATACGAGAATATTATAACCTTGAACATCTTTGGGCCGATGCAAAATTAACAGCGATACCAGATCTTGACTAA
- the ftsH gene encoding ATP-dependent zinc metalloprotease FtsH — protein MSNNKKQNNKMNMPKFSLNWMYAIIAMMLIGLYLSSEGGSMTKPISYSEFQQYVRNGYASKVVTYNDNTVELYIKPEHIKDVFKQDASKVGTSPVVTSRVPSNESVSRFLEKEKDEARFQGKEEYAEKKDYISAFLLNILPFVLLIGVWLFFMRKMGSGGGSGSNVFSVGKSKAQLFEKGGSVKVTFKDVAGLAEAKQEVEEIVEFLRNPQKYTELGGKIPKGALLVGPPGTGKTLLAKAVAGEADVPFFSLSGSDFVEMFVGVGASRVRDLFKQAKEKSPCIIFIDEIDAVGRARGKNPSMGGNDERENTLNQLLTEMDGFGTNSGIIILAATNRADILDKALLRAGRFDRQIHVDLPDLNERKEVFGVHLRPIKIDETVDVDLLARQTPGFSGADIANVCNEAALIAARHGKTFVGKQDFLDAVDRIIGGLEKKSKIMTTAERKTIALHEAGHASLSWLLEHANPLIKVTIVPRGRALGAAWYLPEERQITTKEQMQDEMCATLGGRAAEELFVGHISTGAMNDLERVTKQAYGMIAYLGMSDKLPNLCYYNNEEYSFNKPYSDKTAETIDEEAKLLINGQYDRAKRILSEHKDQHNALANLLIEKEVIFAEDVERIFGKRPWTSRSAEIMAIDKSAEEQAETAKKDSSLEKKPETNINPSKTEADLPEQTDGEDNTMN, from the coding sequence ATGAGTAACAACAAAAAACAAAATAACAAAATGAACATGCCGAAGTTCAGCCTTAACTGGATGTATGCAATTATAGCCATGATGCTAATCGGGCTATATCTCTCGAGTGAGGGAGGTTCGATGACAAAGCCAATCAGTTATAGTGAGTTTCAACAGTATGTCCGTAATGGATATGCTTCTAAAGTTGTCACTTATAATGATAATACTGTTGAACTTTACATTAAACCGGAGCATATTAAAGACGTGTTCAAACAGGATGCCTCAAAAGTAGGTACTTCTCCTGTAGTTACATCAAGGGTTCCGTCCAATGAGTCTGTAAGCAGATTCCTGGAAAAGGAAAAAGACGAAGCTCGATTCCAGGGAAAAGAAGAATATGCTGAGAAAAAAGACTATATAAGTGCTTTTTTACTAAACATATTACCTTTTGTTCTGCTCATCGGAGTGTGGCTTTTCTTCATGCGTAAAATGGGTAGCGGAGGTGGTTCTGGTTCTAACGTCTTCAGCGTTGGAAAATCAAAAGCACAACTTTTTGAAAAAGGAGGATCGGTTAAAGTCACCTTTAAGGATGTGGCCGGATTGGCTGAAGCAAAACAGGAAGTTGAAGAAATTGTAGAATTCCTTAGAAACCCACAAAAATACACTGAATTAGGAGGAAAAATTCCTAAAGGAGCATTACTTGTAGGCCCTCCGGGAACAGGTAAAACATTACTTGCCAAGGCTGTAGCCGGCGAGGCTGATGTACCATTCTTCTCTCTTTCGGGTTCCGACTTTGTAGAAATGTTCGTAGGTGTTGGTGCTTCACGTGTTAGAGACTTGTTTAAACAAGCTAAAGAAAAATCTCCTTGTATTATTTTCATCGATGAAATTGATGCAGTAGGACGAGCACGAGGAAAGAATCCAAGCATGGGTGGAAATGACGAACGCGAAAATACATTGAACCAATTACTCACCGAAATGGATGGTTTTGGTACTAATAGTGGTATTATTATTCTGGCTGCTACTAACCGTGCGGATATACTTGACAAGGCTCTGCTTCGTGCAGGACGTTTTGACCGTCAGATACATGTAGATTTGCCCGACTTAAATGAAAGAAAAGAAGTATTCGGAGTTCATTTACGTCCAATTAAAATAGATGAAACAGTAGATGTTGATCTTTTGGCTCGTCAAACACCTGGTTTTTCAGGCGCCGATATTGCAAATGTCTGCAACGAAGCTGCATTGATTGCTGCCCGTCATGGAAAAACATTTGTAGGAAAACAAGATTTCCTGGATGCTGTTGACAGAATTATTGGTGGTTTGGAAAAGAAAAGCAAAATAATGACTACTGCGGAGCGTAAGACTATTGCACTCCACGAAGCCGGACACGCAAGTCTTTCATGGCTGCTTGAACATGCTAATCCATTAATTAAAGTTACCATCGTTCCTCGTGGACGAGCATTGGGCGCAGCATGGTATCTGCCTGAAGAAAGACAGATTACTACCAAAGAACAAATGCAGGATGAAATGTGTGCAACCCTTGGAGGTCGTGCAGCCGAAGAATTATTCGTAGGTCATATTTCTACCGGGGCCATGAATGATTTGGAACGTGTTACCAAACAGGCGTATGGAATGATTGCTTATCTGGGTATGAGTGATAAACTTCCTAACCTTTGCTACTATAATAACGAGGAATATTCTTTCAACAAGCCATATAGCGATAAAACAGCTGAGACGATTGATGAAGAAGCTAAGCTTTTAATCAATGGTCAGTATGACAGAGCAAAAAGAATTCTTTCAGAACATAAAGATCAGCACAATGCTTTGGCTAATTTATTGATAGAAAAAGAAGTTATTTTTGCTGAAGACGTAGAGCGTATTTTCGGAAAACGTCCATGGACTTCTCGCTCTGCCGAAATCATGGCAATAGATAAATCTGCAGAAGAACAAGCTGAAACAGCGAAAAAGGATTCTTCTTTAGAGAAAAAACCTGAAACAAATATTAATCCTTCTAAAACAGAAGCAGACCTTCCCGAACAAACAGACGGAGAAGATAATACAATGAATTAA
- a CDS encoding phosphatidate cytidylyltransferase produces MKNNFIQRTVTGALIVAVLVCCIVISPISFAILFAIISALAVHEFSNLVNNNENVSTNVVINILGGVYLFFAFLGFCMNLSGSQIFIPYLFLIIYLIISELYLQKSNPVNNMAYSTLAQLYIGLPFALLNVLAFQVDNTGTVSYNYALPLSIFIFIWLNDTGAYCFGTLFGKHRLFERISPKKSWEGFIGGAVITLITGFVLGRFFPFLSSIEWAGLGLVVSVFGTWGDLAESMIKRHMGIKDSGTFFPGHGGILDRFDSLLIAVPAAVIYLYVITLF; encoded by the coding sequence ATAAAAAATAACTTTATTCAACGTACAGTTACAGGAGCATTGATAGTTGCAGTGCTCGTGTGCTGTATCGTTATTAGCCCTATATCTTTTGCAATACTATTTGCTATCATATCAGCACTTGCTGTACACGAATTCAGTAATCTGGTTAATAACAATGAGAATGTAAGCACAAACGTAGTTATTAATATATTAGGAGGTGTATACCTCTTTTTTGCTTTTCTGGGGTTTTGTATGAATCTCTCCGGTTCTCAGATTTTTATCCCCTATCTTTTTCTGATAATATACCTTATTATCAGTGAACTTTATCTCCAGAAGTCAAATCCTGTAAACAACATGGCATACTCAACGTTGGCTCAGCTTTATATTGGATTGCCATTTGCTTTACTGAATGTTCTTGCATTTCAGGTAGATAACACTGGAACAGTGAGCTACAACTATGCTCTTCCATTATCCATATTCATTTTTATATGGCTAAATGACACTGGTGCATATTGTTTTGGAACTTTATTCGGCAAGCACAGATTATTTGAACGTATCTCTCCTAAGAAATCATGGGAAGGTTTTATTGGCGGAGCTGTTATCACATTGATAACTGGTTTTGTTTTAGGTAGATTCTTTCCATTCTTATCATCTATTGAATGGGCCGGATTAGGTCTTGTAGTTTCTGTATTCGGAACCTGGGGAGACTTAGCAGAGTCAATGATAAAGAGACATATGGGTATAAAAGATTCCGGAACATTTTTCCCCGGACATGGCGGAATACTGGATCGGTTTGACAGTTTATTAATTGCAGTTCCTGCAGCTGTTATATATCTTTATGTTATCACATTGTTTTAA
- a CDS encoding NigD-like protein, translated as MKRLSYYLLLLVLVLIPTLQSCDLDDDDGYSLGNYTIALGTVKVDAGNVSFVLDNGEKLWPAATLVPYKNLENGTRIIGNFTLLSDAQNGFDHYVRLNDYSVILTKNIINLTEENKDSIGDDPVRITDMWVGGDYVNVEFDMNLPGALKHRVNLVKNTTLQYPDDGYIHLEYRYNDMNDVTDYVAHSIVSFRLGDFGVGHTDKKGLKIRINSAVNGEKVITIDYKDLQTDKSIAVLPEKIKERIN; from the coding sequence ATGAAAAGATTAAGTTATTATCTACTGTTATTGGTGTTGGTCTTAATTCCAACCCTTCAATCTTGCGATCTTGATGATGATGATGGTTATTCATTAGGTAATTACACGATTGCTTTGGGTACAGTAAAAGTTGATGCTGGTAATGTTTCCTTCGTTTTGGATAATGGAGAAAAGTTATGGCCGGCAGCCACTCTTGTTCCATATAAGAATCTGGAAAATGGAACGAGAATAATTGGAAACTTTACACTGTTAAGTGATGCCCAGAATGGTTTCGATCATTATGTTCGTCTGAATGATTATTCTGTAATATTAACTAAGAATATAATTAATCTTACAGAAGAAAATAAAGATAGCATAGGAGACGATCCTGTCAGAATAACTGATATGTGGGTAGGTGGCGATTATGTTAATGTAGAGTTTGACATGAATCTTCCCGGTGCATTAAAGCATCGTGTTAACCTCGTAAAGAATACCACATTACAATATCCTGATGATGGATATATACATCTTGAATATCGCTATAATGATATGAATGATGTTACTGATTATGTAGCACATAGCATTGTTTCATTCAGGCTTGGAGATTTCGGAGTTGGCCATACAGATAAGAAAGGATTGAAAATCAGAATTAATTCGGCTGTGAATGGTGAAAAGGTCATTACTATTGATTATAAAGACCTCCAGACTGATAAGTCAATAGCTGTTTTGCCTGAGAAGATTAAAGAACGGATCAACTAA
- the lpxB gene encoding lipid-A-disaccharide synthase, with the protein MKYYLIVGEASGDLHASNLMRELKQEDANAEFRFFGGDLMSAQGGTRVKHYKDLAYMGFIPVLLHLRTIFANMKLCKEDITSYAPDVVILVDYPGFNLSIAKFVKTQTRIPVYYYISPKIWAWKEYRIKDIKKYVDELFSILPFEVDFFHGHQYPIHYVGNPTVDAVETFRANHPEDFTSFTAENGLVEKPIIALLAGSRKQEIKDNLPDMLKAASKFSGYQLVLAGAPGISSEYYQKYIQDEKVKIVFNQTYRLLQHSSAALVTSGTATLETALFRVPQVVCYHTPLGKVISFLKKKILKVKFISLVNLVAGKEIVRELVADTMTVENMQSELEAVLLDKVKRQQMLDEYDQMINILGPSGASKKAASQMVELLRTAIKQ; encoded by the coding sequence ATGAAATATTATTTAATTGTAGGTGAAGCTTCGGGAGATTTACATGCTTCTAATTTGATGCGTGAATTAAAACAAGAAGATGCGAATGCTGAGTTTCGTTTCTTTGGCGGGGATTTAATGTCTGCGCAGGGAGGAACGCGCGTGAAGCACTATAAAGATTTGGCATACATGGGATTTATTCCAGTACTTTTGCATCTGCGCACTATTTTTGCCAATATGAAATTGTGTAAAGAGGATATTACTTCTTATGCTCCTGATGTGGTAATATTGGTTGATTATCCAGGATTTAATCTGTCAATTGCAAAGTTTGTGAAAACACAGACAAGAATTCCGGTTTACTATTACATATCTCCTAAAATATGGGCATGGAAAGAATATCGCATAAAAGATATAAAGAAGTATGTTGATGAACTGTTTTCAATTCTTCCTTTTGAAGTTGATTTCTTCCACGGGCACCAATATCCGATACATTATGTAGGTAATCCAACTGTTGATGCAGTTGAAACCTTTCGTGCAAATCATCCGGAGGATTTTACTTCTTTCACTGCTGAAAATGGGTTGGTCGAAAAACCAATTATAGCATTGCTTGCAGGTAGTAGAAAACAGGAAATAAAAGATAACTTGCCTGATATGTTGAAAGCTGCTTCTAAGTTTTCAGGTTATCAGTTAGTACTGGCAGGTGCTCCGGGTATTTCTTCAGAGTATTACCAGAAATATATTCAGGACGAAAAGGTGAAAATTGTTTTTAATCAGACATATCGTTTGCTTCAGCACTCATCTGCAGCTTTGGTAACCTCGGGAACTGCAACCTTGGAGACTGCTTTGTTTCGTGTTCCTCAGGTTGTTTGTTATCATACACCTCTAGGAAAAGTTATCTCTTTCCTGAAAAAGAAAATACTAAAGGTTAAATTTATTTCATTAGTCAATCTTGTTGCTGGAAAAGAGATTGTTCGTGAACTTGTAGCAGATACAATGACTGTTGAAAATATGCAGTCAGAATTAGAAGCTGTATTACTGGATAAGGTAAAGCGTCAGCAAATGCTTGATGAATATGACCAGATGATTAATATTCTTGGTCCTTCTGGTGCTTCAAAGAAAGCTGCAAGTCAGATGGTTGAACTACTTAGGACAGCAATAAAGCAGTAA
- the surE gene encoding 5'/3'-nucleotidase SurE, producing the protein MENERPLILISNDDGFMAKGINELVKYIRPLGDIVVMAPDSPRSGMACAITADRPVKYTLMKKEPGLAVYKCSGTPADCIKLAKYAVLDRQPDLVIGGINHGDNAAVNVHYSGTMGVVIEGCLSGVPSIGFSICDHNHDADFEPTADIIRSITQKVIDNGLPKGICLNVNFPLCPEIKGVKICRQTVGQWTHEWARRSHPNGSEYFWLTGDFENHEPDEVDTDNWALNHDYAAITPTKVDVTAYEVMDQLKAWKL; encoded by the coding sequence ATGGAAAACGAGAGACCGCTAATACTCATCTCTAATGACGATGGGTTTATGGCAAAAGGAATCAACGAATTAGTTAAATATATTCGTCCATTAGGAGACATTGTTGTTATGGCTCCAGACTCACCACGCTCTGGAATGGCTTGTGCCATTACTGCTGATCGTCCTGTGAAATACACATTAATGAAAAAGGAGCCGGGACTTGCTGTTTATAAATGTTCTGGTACCCCAGCCGATTGCATAAAATTGGCTAAATATGCAGTTTTAGATCGACAACCGGATTTGGTAATAGGCGGAATTAATCATGGAGATAATGCTGCTGTGAATGTTCACTATTCCGGAACAATGGGAGTTGTAATAGAGGGCTGTCTTAGCGGAGTTCCTTCAATAGGTTTCTCTATCTGTGATCATAATCATGACGCTGATTTTGAACCGACGGCTGATATTATTCGAAGCATAACCCAAAAAGTAATAGATAATGGTTTGCCAAAAGGTATTTGCCTGAATGTGAATTTTCCGCTATGTCCTGAAATAAAAGGTGTAAAAATATGTCGCCAAACAGTAGGACAGTGGACACATGAATGGGCACGTAGAAGTCATCCTAACGGAAGTGAATATTTCTGGTTGACTGGCGATTTTGAAAATCATGAGCCGGATGAGGTAGATACAGATAACTGGGCACTAAATCACGACTATGCAGCTATTACTCCAACAAAAGTTGATGTTACTGCCTATGAGGTTATGGATCAGCTAAAGGCTTGGAAACTATAA
- a CDS encoding AAA family ATPase: MGKIIALANQKGGVGKTTTTINLAASLATLEKKVLVVDADPQANASSGLGVDLKEVECSIYECIINNEETKEAIYTTDIDGLDIIPSHIDLVGAEIEMLNLPDRERVLKKILTPMKAEYDYILIDCSPSLGLITVNALTAADSVIIPVQCEYFALEGISKLLNTIKIIKSKLNPELEIEGFLLTMFDSRLRLANQIYDEVKRHFQELVFKTVVQRNVKLSEAPSHGLPVILYDADSTGSKNHLALAQEIIKRNSK; encoded by the coding sequence ATGGGAAAAATTATCGCTTTAGCCAATCAAAAAGGTGGCGTCGGAAAAACAACGACAACCATCAATCTTGCAGCGTCTCTTGCAACGTTGGAGAAAAAGGTTCTTGTTGTTGATGCCGACCCTCAAGCTAATGCTTCCTCCGGTTTAGGAGTGGATCTTAAAGAAGTAGAATGCAGTATTTACGAATGCATAATAAACAACGAAGAAACGAAGGAAGCAATATACACGACAGATATCGACGGACTCGATATTATTCCGTCACATATTGATTTAGTTGGTGCGGAAATTGAAATGCTTAATCTCCCCGATCGAGAGAGAGTACTGAAAAAGATATTAACCCCAATGAAAGCAGAATACGACTATATACTTATAGACTGCTCTCCTTCTCTCGGACTGATCACTGTTAATGCTCTCACTGCTGCTGATTCGGTTATCATCCCTGTACAATGTGAATATTTTGCATTGGAAGGAATCAGCAAATTGCTGAATACAATTAAAATTATAAAGTCCAAACTTAATCCGGAACTGGAAATAGAAGGATTCCTGCTCACCATGTTTGACTCCCGCCTGCGACTTGCGAACCAAATCTATGATGAAGTGAAAAGACATTTCCAGGAATTGGTATTTAAAACAGTGGTGCAGCGTAATGTAAAACTAAGTGAAGCTCCAAGTCATGGGCTCCCGGTCATCCTTTACGATGCTGATTCTACAGGTTCAAAGAATCACCTGGCATTGGCACAGGAAATTATTAAACGAAATAGTAAGTAA